In one window of Methanosarcina vacuolata Z-761 DNA:
- a CDS encoding MarC family protein produces MITENFGFLIHVFTIIFVVVNPISGVVTFISLTSKVMDEEKNEIAKKSVILACVIALFFAIAGNIILNLFSISVDSLRVAGGILLFSIAFDMMHAKISKGRITEEEISRSQEREDIWIFPISLPLLTGPGTISTVIVLMGGTEAIVQKVIILVSIILTFIICYYIFHFSRGIHKLIGYNGMLVFTRLMGLLLAALAVDLTVKGIINIYQLTT; encoded by the coding sequence GTGATAACCGAAAACTTCGGGTTTTTAATTCACGTTTTCACAATTATCTTCGTTGTTGTCAATCCTATAAGCGGAGTGGTAACTTTCATCTCTTTGACCAGTAAGGTGATGGATGAGGAAAAAAACGAAATCGCAAAAAAGTCAGTCATACTTGCGTGCGTAATTGCCCTCTTTTTTGCAATTGCAGGAAATATCATACTTAACCTGTTCAGCATTAGCGTGGATTCGCTGCGGGTTGCAGGAGGAATCCTGCTTTTCAGCATTGCTTTTGATATGATGCATGCTAAAATCTCAAAGGGGAGGATTACTGAAGAAGAGATTTCTCGCTCTCAGGAAAGAGAAGATATCTGGATATTCCCGATAAGCCTTCCACTCCTGACAGGACCCGGTACGATCAGTACAGTGATTGTCCTGATGGGAGGAACAGAAGCAATTGTGCAAAAAGTAATAATTCTTGTATCAATCATACTGACGTTCATTATCTGCTATTACATCTTCCATTTCTCAAGGGGTATTCACAAGCTTATAGGATATAATGGGATGCTGGTCTTTACAAGGCTGATGGGACTTTTGCTTGCTGCTCTTGCAGTGGATTTAACTGTTAAAGGTATAATAAATATATACCAGTTAACAACTTGA
- a CDS encoding bifunctional methylenetetrahydrofolate dehydrogenase/methenyltetrahydrofolate cyclohydrolase, which translates to MLDEGYESRIIDGKVLAKQIEAEVASGVEALVSGRGVTPGLATVLVGDDPASKMYVRLKHRACERVGIRAEDHFLPAETSQEELISLINTLNKDKNVHGILLQLPLPRHLFPQEAMEAIAPEKDADGFHPYNMGKLMIGDEGLVPCTPHGVIRALEEYNVPIKGKNVVIVGHSNVVGKPLAAMFLNRNATVSVCHVFTDDLNKYTLDADILVVATGVKHLIKADMVKEGVVIFDVGITKEKDGVYGDVDFENVVKKASLITPVPGGVGPLTIAMLMKHVLRCAETNF; encoded by the coding sequence ATGTTAGATGAAGGGTATGAATCACGAATCATAGATGGGAAAGTTCTTGCAAAGCAAATTGAAGCTGAAGTGGCATCTGGAGTTGAAGCTCTTGTAAGTGGCCGGGGAGTTACGCCTGGACTTGCTACCGTCCTTGTTGGCGACGACCCTGCTTCCAAAATGTATGTCCGCCTGAAGCACAGAGCCTGTGAACGTGTGGGCATTCGAGCAGAAGACCACTTTCTTCCGGCAGAAACCAGTCAGGAGGAACTTATCTCCTTGATCAATACCCTTAACAAAGATAAGAATGTTCACGGAATTCTGCTTCAACTTCCACTTCCGAGACACCTCTTCCCTCAGGAAGCAATGGAAGCCATAGCCCCTGAGAAAGATGCTGATGGCTTTCATCCCTACAACATGGGAAAGCTAATGATCGGTGATGAAGGGCTTGTTCCCTGTACTCCGCATGGAGTTATCCGGGCGCTTGAAGAGTATAATGTGCCTATCAAGGGTAAAAACGTGGTTATTGTCGGGCACAGCAATGTTGTCGGAAAACCATTGGCAGCAATGTTTCTTAACCGGAATGCAACAGTTTCGGTTTGCCATGTATTTACAGATGACCTTAACAAATACACTCTTGATGCAGATATTCTGGTGGTTGCGACTGGAGTCAAACACCTTATTAAAGCCGACATGGTAAAGGAAGGAGTAGTAATCTTTGACGTGGGTATTACCAAGGAAAAAGATGGCGTATATGGAGATGTAGACTTCGAAAATGTGGTCAAGAAGGCATCCCTCATTACTCCTGTCCCTGGAGGCGTAGGACCTCTTACAATTGCCATGCTTATGAAGCACGTACTTAGATGTGCAGAAACAAATTTTTGA
- a CDS encoding NAD+ synthase, which translates to MNLEIAQNRIIDFIRNETRKAGVDGAVVGISGGIDSALAATLTVKALGKDKVLGIHMPESGLTTSEDSKDAKTLADWLGIEFQTIGISGIISAFMAAVPESESADRLSKGNLKARIRMSLLYFHANRMNRMVIGTGNKTEILLGYFTKYGDGGVDLEPIGGLYKTEVWELSRRLGVPDSLITKKPSAGLWAGQTDEAELGISYLKVDEVLKRLEQNEDPETILKTPGISAEQLNSVMNRIERSEHKRNAPPVPPN; encoded by the coding sequence ATGAACCTTGAAATCGCGCAGAACAGAATTATTGATTTTATCCGGAATGAAACCCGTAAAGCAGGTGTAGACGGAGCTGTTGTAGGCATTAGTGGGGGAATAGACTCAGCCCTTGCCGCAACGCTTACCGTAAAAGCTCTGGGGAAAGATAAAGTGCTCGGAATCCATATGCCCGAATCCGGTCTTACCACTTCTGAAGACAGCAAAGACGCAAAAACTCTTGCAGACTGGCTGGGAATTGAGTTTCAGACTATTGGCATTTCAGGAATTATCTCAGCTTTCATGGCTGCAGTCCCTGAGAGTGAATCCGCAGACCGGCTCTCCAAGGGCAACCTGAAAGCAAGGATCAGGATGTCTCTTCTCTACTTCCACGCAAACCGTATGAACCGTATGGTTATAGGAACCGGCAATAAAACCGAGATCTTGCTCGGCTACTTCACGAAATACGGAGATGGAGGCGTTGATCTCGAACCCATTGGCGGACTTTACAAAACCGAGGTATGGGAGCTTTCTCGCAGGCTAGGGGTTCCCGACTCTCTTATCACCAAAAAACCCTCAGCAGGTCTCTGGGCAGGCCAGACAGATGAAGCCGAACTGGGAATCTCTTACTTAAAAGTAGATGAGGTACTCAAAAGGCTTGAGCAGAACGAAGACCCTGAGACTATTCTGAAGACTCCAGGGATTTCTGCAGAACAGCTGAATTCAGTCATGAACCGTATAGAGAGAAGTGAGCATAAAAGAAATGCTCCTCCGGTGCCACCCAACTAA
- the purN gene encoding phosphoribosylglycinamide formyltransferase has product MTVKIAVLVSGRGSNLQAVMDSIDKGYIKNATINVVISNKANAYALERARNHGINAVFLDPGEYGRDEYDKAILNVLSQYDTDLLLLAGYFRILGNEIIKAYRNRIMNIHPSLLPAFKGLHAQKQAFEYGVKVAGCTVHFVDEGLDSGPIILQKCVPVLTGDTEETLTARILEQEHVIYPEAIRLFTEGKLKIEGRNVVTGT; this is encoded by the coding sequence ATGACTGTAAAAATTGCAGTGCTGGTTTCTGGAAGGGGTTCGAATCTCCAGGCGGTTATGGACAGCATTGATAAGGGTTACATAAAGAATGCTACTATTAATGTGGTTATTTCCAATAAGGCAAATGCTTACGCGCTCGAACGTGCAAGAAATCACGGAATAAACGCAGTTTTCCTTGATCCGGGCGAGTATGGCCGGGATGAATATGATAAGGCTATCCTGAATGTCTTAAGCCAGTATGATACGGATCTTCTTTTGCTTGCAGGCTACTTCCGGATTTTAGGAAATGAGATAATTAAGGCCTACAGGAACAGGATTATGAACATCCATCCTTCTCTTCTTCCAGCCTTCAAAGGGCTTCACGCCCAGAAGCAGGCTTTCGAATACGGGGTAAAAGTTGCAGGTTGTACAGTGCATTTTGTTGACGAAGGGCTTGACTCAGGGCCAATAATCCTCCAGAAGTGCGTGCCTGTGCTTACCGGGGATACAGAAGAAACCCTTACTGCCAGAATTCTGGAGCAGGAACATGTTATTTACCCTGAAGCAATCAGGCTTTTTACCGAGGGTAAACTTAAAATTGAGGGTAGAAACGTAGTAACCGGTACTTGA
- the glyA gene encoding bifunctional serine hydroxymethyltransferase/L-allo-threonine aldolase — protein sequence MSYIEKIDPELFEAIKKEAERQEYKLNLIASENYASKAVMEAQGSILTNKYAEGYSGKRYYGGCDFVDIAEDLAIARAKKIFNANYVNVQPHSGSGANMAVYFSVLHPGDTIMSMDLSHGGHLSHGSPVSFSGKLFNIVPYGVSKKTEMLDYSELLKKAKENKPQMIVCGASAYPREIDFKQFREIADEVGAYLLADIAHIAGLVVAGVHQSPVPYADFVTSTTHKTLRGPRGGIIISRTEELSTGINKAVFPGLQGGPLMHIIAGKAVAFKEAMSEKFKQDQIQTVKNAKTLCKCLKEKGFDMVSGDTDNHLMLVNLNNMNITGKDAEAALSKSGIIANKNTVPFETRSPFITSGVRLGTPACTTRGMKETEMELIADYIETAITNSENEKILSETSDKVRELCSRFPVYC from the coding sequence ATGTCTTATATTGAAAAAATTGATCCAGAATTGTTCGAGGCTATAAAGAAAGAAGCTGAGCGCCAGGAATATAAACTGAACCTTATCGCATCTGAAAATTATGCGAGTAAAGCCGTTATGGAAGCTCAGGGATCTATTCTGACCAATAAATATGCCGAAGGATATTCCGGCAAACGGTACTATGGCGGCTGCGATTTCGTGGACATTGCCGAGGACCTCGCAATTGCCAGGGCAAAGAAAATCTTTAATGCAAATTACGTAAACGTCCAGCCTCACTCAGGTTCTGGAGCTAATATGGCTGTCTATTTCTCGGTTTTGCATCCCGGAGACACCATCATGTCCATGGATCTCTCTCACGGCGGACATCTTTCTCACGGCAGTCCTGTGAGTTTTTCCGGAAAGCTCTTTAATATTGTGCCTTACGGAGTCAGTAAAAAGACTGAGATGCTGGACTATTCCGAACTTCTGAAAAAAGCAAAGGAAAACAAACCGCAAATGATTGTTTGCGGGGCTTCAGCCTATCCTCGTGAAATCGATTTCAAGCAATTCCGCGAAATTGCTGACGAGGTCGGAGCCTATCTGCTTGCAGATATCGCTCACATTGCAGGGCTTGTAGTTGCAGGTGTGCACCAGAGTCCTGTACCTTATGCGGACTTCGTTACCAGCACAACTCACAAAACCCTCCGGGGTCCAAGAGGCGGAATTATTATTTCCAGGACAGAAGAACTTTCGACCGGAATTAACAAAGCGGTTTTCCCCGGCCTTCAGGGTGGACCTCTCATGCACATTATAGCTGGAAAAGCAGTAGCATTTAAAGAGGCAATGAGTGAGAAGTTCAAACAGGATCAGATTCAGACCGTAAAGAACGCAAAAACCCTCTGTAAATGCCTGAAAGAGAAGGGTTTTGATATGGTCTCTGGCGACACGGATAATCATCTTATGCTTGTCAATCTCAATAATATGAATATAACAGGTAAGGATGCAGAAGCCGCCCTGAGCAAATCCGGGATTATTGCAAACAAAAACACGGTGCCCTTTGAGACCCGCAGTCCCTTTATCACAAGCGGTGTAAGGCTTGGAACCCCTGCCTGTACCACAAGGGGTATGAAGGAAACGGAAATGGAATTAATTGCCGATTATATTGAGACCGCAATCACAAACTCAGAAAACGAGAAGATCCTGTCGGAAACAAGTGATAAGGTCAGAGAACTCTGTTCAAGGTTCCCGGTTTATTGTTAA
- a CDS encoding tRNA(Ile)(2)-agmatinylcytidine synthase, with product MIIGIDDTDSNEGMCTTYLGALLLEELQAYGTVETRPLLIRLNPTIPYKTRGNAAVALKLKTDCPEKVIAHVVSRIEEFARMECEKTNPGAVFIPEKAYGKLKPVLRNFLEKAVKDVIEIEEAKSLISESGVPSKGFKNGRGLIGALAACGAMLNLEEWDHTFEYLAYRQKGKWGTPREIEKGSFFEADRKTYPDTWDTVDLKNRLVVCVPHSADPVLFGIRGKNPTIVTKAASLIKAEPVERFAIYRTNQGTDMHLISAESIAEIRDMHSYTLEGTVSTAPKTIHGGHVIFPIQDKEENEIDCAAFEPTKNFRLLIRKLRPGDRIVVSGSVNSRTLNIEKIEIKKLAPLYREENPVCPTCGKHMKSSGQNQGFRCKKCGTQATSKILCETKRNLTAGLYEVPPCARRHLAKPLVREQKSDIESHPAR from the coding sequence ATGATTATCGGAATTGATGATACCGACTCAAACGAAGGAATGTGCACAACGTATCTTGGGGCTCTGCTGCTGGAAGAACTTCAGGCCTACGGAACTGTAGAGACCCGTCCACTCCTTATACGCCTGAATCCGACTATTCCCTATAAAACAAGAGGAAATGCTGCAGTAGCGCTGAAACTTAAGACCGACTGCCCTGAAAAAGTAATTGCTCATGTTGTGTCCAGAATAGAAGAATTTGCACGTATGGAATGCGAAAAAACTAATCCCGGCGCGGTTTTTATCCCGGAAAAAGCTTACGGAAAGCTCAAGCCCGTCCTCAGGAATTTTCTGGAGAAAGCCGTAAAGGACGTGATTGAAATAGAAGAGGCAAAAAGCCTTATCTCGGAATCCGGAGTTCCTTCAAAGGGCTTCAAAAACGGAAGAGGACTGATAGGAGCCCTTGCGGCATGCGGGGCTATGCTTAACCTCGAAGAATGGGATCATACTTTCGAGTACCTGGCATACAGGCAAAAGGGAAAATGGGGAACCCCACGCGAGATCGAAAAGGGAAGTTTCTTTGAGGCTGACAGGAAGACTTATCCTGATACCTGGGACACTGTAGACCTTAAAAATAGACTTGTTGTCTGTGTTCCTCACTCGGCAGATCCCGTACTCTTCGGCATCAGAGGGAAAAATCCGACCATAGTTACAAAAGCTGCATCCCTGATCAAGGCTGAGCCTGTTGAACGTTTTGCCATATACAGAACAAATCAGGGTACTGATATGCACCTGATTTCCGCAGAAAGCATTGCAGAAATAAGGGATATGCACTCTTACACGCTCGAAGGTACAGTCTCGACAGCTCCAAAAACTATTCACGGAGGACACGTTATTTTTCCCATCCAGGACAAGGAAGAAAACGAAATTGACTGCGCAGCCTTCGAACCCACAAAGAACTTCCGGCTGCTTATAAGGAAACTCAGGCCTGGAGATAGAATTGTAGTATCTGGAAGTGTAAATTCCAGAACTCTCAACATCGAAAAAATAGAGATAAAAAAGCTTGCTCCCCTTTACAGGGAAGAAAACCCGGTATGTCCAACCTGCGGAAAACATATGAAATCATCAGGCCAAAACCAGGGCTTCCGCTGTAAAAAATGCGGAACTCAAGCCACCTCAAAAATCCTGTGTGAAACAAAAAGAAACCTTACAGCAGGATTATATGAAGTCCCGCCCTGCGCCCGCCGACATCTTGCAAAACCCCTGGTAAGGGAGCAGAAATCTGATATCGAGAGTCACCCTGCCCGCTAA
- a CDS encoding transcriptional regulator, protein MTKEVLIHQIIDVFSHAGFALSDRCNIRPRSFDVAARKDETLLLCKVLFNIDGLNEETAREMKYLAEYLGGSAIVVGAKTRDQMLEDSVVYMRYDILALNVQTLYDYFIENVPPLVSAAPGGLYVSIEGDILKKARMGQSMSLGTLASMVGVSRRTISKYEEEGMDASIDVVLQLEDIFGVELARPINILKSCGSRKPRKKAESRTETQEKPYTLLPEDLILNTISMLGYDVLHTAQAPFKAISRDESSVILTGVSEFNTTVVKRAHLMSSISCVTETQSVFIINGHSKIKSVENTVMIEKKELDKISDSQELLTFIEERRETHEEK, encoded by the coding sequence ATGACAAAAGAGGTTCTCATACATCAAATTATCGATGTATTTTCACATGCAGGTTTTGCACTTTCCGATCGCTGCAATATTCGTCCGAGGAGCTTTGACGTTGCCGCACGGAAAGATGAAACACTATTACTTTGCAAGGTTTTATTTAACATTGACGGCCTGAATGAAGAAACTGCCAGGGAGATGAAGTACCTTGCCGAATACCTTGGAGGCTCTGCTATTGTCGTGGGCGCAAAGACCAGAGACCAGATGCTTGAAGATAGCGTTGTGTACATGCGTTATGATATTCTTGCCCTGAACGTACAGACTCTTTATGACTACTTTATTGAAAATGTTCCTCCTCTCGTTTCAGCAGCTCCGGGTGGGCTGTATGTCTCCATAGAAGGAGATATCCTAAAAAAAGCCAGGATGGGTCAGTCAATGTCTCTTGGGACACTTGCTTCCATGGTAGGGGTTTCGAGGAGAACTATCAGCAAATATGAAGAAGAAGGCATGGATGCGTCAATAGATGTCGTACTCCAGCTAGAGGATATCTTTGGGGTTGAGCTTGCAAGGCCCATAAATATTCTGAAATCCTGCGGGAGCAGGAAGCCCCGGAAGAAAGCAGAATCCAGGACCGAAACCCAGGAAAAACCCTATACGCTTTTACCGGAAGATTTGATCCTTAACACAATTTCCATGCTTGGCTATGACGTCCTTCATACTGCCCAGGCTCCTTTCAAGGCCATTTCACGGGACGAATCCTCAGTTATCCTTACAGGAGTCAGTGAATTCAATACGACCGTGGTCAAAAGGGCTCATTTAATGAGCAGTATTTCCTGCGTCACTGAGACCCAATCCGTATTCATCATCAACGGGCACTCAAAAATAAAATCCGTAGAAAACACGGTTATGATCGAGAAAAAAGAACTTGACAAAATAAGCGATTCTCAGGAACTCCTTACCTTTATAGAGGAACGTAGAGAAACTCACGAAGAAAAGTAA